In the Helicobacter typhlonius genome, one interval contains:
- a CDS encoding VOC family protein: MAQSIYPVLMTDRLQESSLFYKTYLGFAQNFSSDWYINLSHPDGGELALIDVTHESIPALYRANANGILVNLEVANATQVYDFIKSKDERIIVAHLADEVWGWRHFIIKDPNNVLIDIIEVLPPSAEFLNNDSSGVL; this comes from the coding sequence ATGGCACAGAGTATTTATCCCGTCCTAATGACAGACAGACTTCAAGAAAGTAGCCTATTTTACAAAACTTATTTGGGCTTTGCGCAAAACTTTTCAAGTGATTGGTATATTAACTTATCTCACCCTGATGGTGGCGAGTTAGCCTTGATTGATGTAACTCACGAAAGCATACCCGCACTCTATCGCGCAAATGCGAATGGAATCCTCGTTAATCTTGAGGTAGCAAATGCCACACAAGTGTATGATTTTATCAAAAGCAAAGATGAACGCATTATCGTAGCGCATTTGGCAGATGAGGTTTGGGGGTGGCGACATTTTATCATAAAAGACCCAAATAATGTGTTGATTGATATTATTGAAGTTTTGCCGCCAAGTGCGGAGTTTTTAAACAATGATTCTAGCGGTGTATTATGA
- a CDS encoding DNA alkylation repair protein, producing the protein MKHKDHYNDAYIVELSQKILSVMPQFEAQKFCAMLRGNLEDKELFARLDCIVDAMVKTMGSDYTQNIQSFFHLLGEELEKAEGMFSFGYWLFPISRYVERYGNTNWQVSLNFIKELTKRFTGEYAIRPILREHPKEVMDELILWSKDSNVHIRRLASEGVRIHLPWSPKLLVALDEFEKYAMILTNLKDDTQKFVQKSVGNNLNDLYKEAPLKAQTLIAQWRQSGASKACEWIIKHGERNQNKNQQKRKREK; encoded by the coding sequence GTGAAACACAAAGACCATTATAATGACGCCTACATCGTGGAATTATCCCAAAAGATTCTAAGTGTAATGCCACAATTTGAAGCGCAAAAGTTTTGTGCAATGTTGCGGGGTAATTTAGAGGATAAGGAACTCTTTGCAAGATTAGATTGTATCGTTGATGCAATGGTTAAGACAATGGGGAGCGATTATACTCAAAACATTCAAAGCTTTTTTCATCTACTTGGCGAGGAGTTAGAAAAAGCGGAGGGAATGTTTAGCTTTGGCTATTGGTTGTTTCCTATTTCACGCTATGTGGAACGCTATGGCAATACAAATTGGCAAGTTTCTCTAAACTTTATCAAAGAGCTTACCAAGCGATTTACAGGTGAATACGCTATCCGCCCGATTCTAAGAGAGCACCCAAAGGAAGTAATGGACGAACTCATTTTATGGAGCAAGGATAGCAATGTGCATATTCGCAGGCTCGCAAGTGAGGGCGTGAGAATCCACCTGCCTTGGTCGCCAAAGCTCCTTGTTGCGCTTGATGAATTTGAAAAGTATGCGATGATTTTGACAAACTTAAAAGATGATACACAAAAGTTTGTGCAAAAAAGCGTGGGGAATAATCTCAATGATTTGTATAAAGAAGCACCGCTAAAAGCGCAAACTCTCATCGCACAATGGCGACAAAGCGGGGCAAGCAAGGCGTGTGAGTGGATTATCAAACACGGAGAGAGAAATCAAAATAAAAATCAACAAAAAAGAAAGAGAGAAAAATAA
- a CDS encoding arginase family protein: MKTNASKTIRLIYPQWQGGDIAHWFKGLPKEEISKGYFLGAKLLELLTHSTSHQTLEVPVSQEFKREVKDGVLDKSDILKQTKAAMKLITESKPDKILTLGGECSVSVAPFSYLASKYGDDVAMLWIDAHPDIGLPNDEYKAYHAMAVTHLLGLGDKEILKVLPAKIPAQNTLLVGLHSEEAKFYAKRQKELGLKALKAKKVSSKKVLQWLQGTKASKVVIHLDLDVLDFSEIYVAVGNSGKLKMKEVAHIIESVSAHYEIVGLSIAELMPKELIKLQNMLQKLPLM; encoded by the coding sequence ATGAAAACAAATGCTTCAAAAACCATTCGGCTTATCTATCCGCAATGGCAGGGTGGAGACATTGCGCATTGGTTTAAAGGGCTGCCTAAAGAGGAGATTTCCAAAGGCTATTTTTTAGGTGCAAAACTCCTTGAACTTCTTACACATAGCACCTCTCATCAAACCCTTGAAGTGCCTGTTTCACAAGAGTTTAAAAGAGAGGTAAAAGACGGGGTGCTAGATAAAAGCGATATTTTAAAGCAAACCAAAGCCGCAATGAAACTCATCACAGAATCTAAACCTGATAAGATTCTCACACTTGGGGGTGAATGCTCCGTGTCTGTCGCGCCCTTTAGCTATCTTGCAAGTAAGTATGGTGATGATGTCGCAATGCTATGGATTGACGCACACCCTGATATTGGGCTGCCAAATGATGAGTATAAGGCTTATCACGCAATGGCGGTTACGCATTTGCTAGGGCTTGGCGATAAAGAGATTCTTAAAGTCCTCCCCGCAAAAATACCAGCTCAAAATACCTTGCTTGTGGGATTGCATAGTGAGGAGGCAAAATTTTATGCCAAGCGTCAAAAGGAGCTAGGGCTAAAAGCCCTTAAAGCGAAGAAAGTAAGCAGCAAAAAGGTCTTGCAATGGTTACAAGGCACTAAAGCCTCTAAGGTTGTAATACACCTTGATTTAGATGTGCTAGATTTTAGCGAGATTTATGTCGCTGTGGGCAATAGTGGCAAACTCAAAATGAAAGAAGTCGCACACATCATTGAATCTGTGAGCGCACACTATGAAATCGTAGGCTTAAGTATCGCCGAGCTAATGCCAAAGGAACTCATTAAGCTACAAAATATGCTCCAAAAACTGCCTTTGATGTAA
- a CDS encoding TetR/AcrR family transcriptional regulator, whose product MTNKEATRKTTSVLLSVARAHFAEYGYFDVALEKIVEEANVTRGAVYHHFKNKQGLFVAVLESVQEEVAAQIEKQALKSDEAWEQLILGCVGFIKAANAKENRQILLVDAPAVLGWEVWRSVDAKHSMSVLQAHIEELKAQGYLREEVDTQLMTFALSGALNELALQFCANFKKKQEKKLLATLTQFVSGFRKA is encoded by the coding sequence ATGACAAATAAAGAAGCTACGCGCAAAACTACCTCCGTCTTATTAAGCGTTGCAAGAGCGCATTTTGCGGAATATGGTTACTTTGATGTCGCACTAGAAAAAATCGTAGAAGAAGCAAATGTAACGCGCGGGGCGGTATATCATCATTTCAAAAACAAGCAAGGGCTTTTTGTCGCTGTGCTAGAGAGTGTGCAAGAAGAGGTTGCCGCGCAGATAGAAAAACAGGCTTTGAAAAGTGATGAGGCGTGGGAGCAGCTGATATTAGGCTGTGTGGGGTTTATCAAAGCGGCAAATGCAAAGGAAAATAGGCAGATATTATTAGTTGATGCACCCGCTGTGCTTGGTTGGGAAGTGTGGAGAAGCGTTGATGCGAAGCATTCAATGAGTGTGTTGCAAGCGCATATTGAGGAGCTAAAGGCACAAGGCTATTTGCGTGAAGAAGTAGATACGCAGTTGATGACATTTGCGCTCTCTGGTGCGCTCAATGAGCTAGCATTGCAATTTTGTGCAAACTTCAAAAAGAAGCAAGAAAAGAAACTTCTAGCTACTCTTACACAATTTGTGAGCGGGTTTAGGAAAGCTTGA